From Malaya genurostris strain Urasoe2022 chromosome 2, Malgen_1.1, whole genome shotgun sequence:
AGTCTCAATTGCTTGCATATGGTGCTATAGCATCGGTGCACTTGTTGAATTTTTCTTCTCGACAACTGCTGGCATTCGCGTCATATCAGCCATTCCTAGATGTCCATTAGCGTAGGACAAGGTTGTATAAAaaatgaaaaggtttattttctcgctccaccgaACTTTTCGCGTACTTTTTAAATCCTATAAGAACAATGCAAAATTTTTGCTCGATCggagaaattttatttttgcgtcTGAGATTTgaaatttgtatgggatttagtaaaaTATAGTTTCACCAATCGAATGGTTTTTATGGGActtaaaaggaacacgaaaagtttagtaGAGCTGAAATCAGAATTTTTCCCGCCCTAATGTCGATGAACCTAGTGCGATCTGTTTCTGTGTTACTTATGCCGGACCTCAACAGTCGCCACACCAAGCTGCTTTCTCATGCATTTCCATTTGTTGCTCATATGATTTGATTGTTTAGTTAGATTGTTCATTGTCGAGATAAGCCTACTTATGATATGAAAACTGTAGGCAAACTGAAATCGTACAGTGTTTATAGTAGCAACAAACCTGAACGTAGCTTCGGACGCATGAGCGTTTGGAATCGGTACTTTACATATTTTTGTTAAGAAAAAGTAAAGCCTAAATCTTGTTCAAAATTTAAAGGGAAAATTGTATGGCCGTCGTTCCCGGGTCTCGCACAAGACCTAACTTCAAATGCTGGGGTTTATTGAtctaattaaaaaatttctcttGCATATCCGAATTGTTACGAATGTTAGAGTGAGggcataaaaatgtaaataaaaaaaatgtgctgATCGATAGTTACtttcatatttatttaataGGATATAAAAATCTTACATGGTAATGAAACAGAGTTTTACGTTCATTACGTTTATTATATTATGATCAATGGTATACGTTTTTTTCATTCGACAAAAGTATTTACAACGAAGCTTTCATAAATTCAAGTATTTCTGAAACAATAGTTCAGTGATTTgtacattttattttaaatatttcggTTTATTTTCTCAAGTATACAGTGACTTCATTAAACTGTATTACAGCTACATAGTTACATACACAGCGATATATGTGTAACAATTTATTTACATATGTTACAAAAAAGAATGTAgtaaaatgaaaaaagaaaaagaactgaaactaaaataacaataaaactaaatttatttttttataaacagtcTCATGATTATTCTTGAGTCAAACTGTGCTCAAATTGTTTGCACTACATCTTAAAAAATAAATGTGTAAACTGAAAGGCGTCAAATTTGTAAAAACCAAAAATTTGTTTAGAGACAGTCTGATTGTTTTTCTTTAATTATGTGCCAAACAATATTTTCCTAATaattttgactaattttgagttaaacgaaaattttaacttttaaaaAGTTTATAGACTAGTTTCCAATTCAGTTTTTTTAGATAGATTCCAAATCATAAGACAGTATTAGCATTAAATTGAATATAACCTTTCTACAGTTAGTTGGTCTCGTTGCGTCTAGGGTGACTTTGTACAAcgtttgttcaaattgttcagcgATGTTGTTATAAGTCAGGTGAAATGGCCTCCCGCTTGATGGTTATGGCTTCGCTCAAAGCCGGACTCAGTGCCAAAGCAGGATTCGCTACCGCTATAATGTGTCCTCCGGACGACGAAATCACCTGTACTCCGAGGGAACTATCATGGGCAATCAGCGATCGGGCCGCGTGTCGTAGGTGCTCTGGAAATTCATGATCATTCAAATCTCGGTCGATTCCATTTCCAGtctagaatgaaaaaaaaattgtttgtacaaagtgcattttttccttttggaataaaaaaaaacacttactTGAACTGGTGACGAACTTGAATTGCTAAAACTAAATCTAGAATCTGCGTCATCAAATTCGGATCGGGTAAACCTGCGGCGAAAGAATAGGAAAACTCGTGTTAGCGAATAGCTCTATCACTCCTACCAATACAACAGCAAAAAGCTTGACCTCTTCCGGAAGGAATAGAAAATTTCGCTCAATTTTGAGAGTATAGTCGATCTCAAAACGTTCGTTTCTCGGAAGAGCCAACTTTACCACTACATACTCACGAAAATTTACTTGAATCGGTTAAGTCGAACGGTTTGTCGCTCATGTGCTGGTACAGTGAGGTGCTCGATAGGTCCCGGTTGTCGTCGGAATTTTCCTAGGGTTAATCAGTTGATAGAACATTAGTagtgcaaatttttcaaataagttcAAAAGTTTTCGGATTGCAATTTTATAGCTTGAAGCAGAAACATGCATTctaaaaattcaaaagtttcgaaaaatgaaaactaatacAAAAAGAAAACATCTGAGTTCTGAAATCAAGTATCGAAATCTACTTAAGCGGAAGCAATAAGCGGTAAGCGGTTAGTCTAGCACATGTTAGTTGCATGGGATTAGAAAAATTTGACACTTAAACCATAGACAACTTATTGTGCATTGACGGAATGAAAACGTTgtgagtatgtatgtatgtggacAGATTACTATGGAATGTATGGTATTATCTAGGAATTACATCAACGATTTTGTACACACGTACATAAAAACGTATTGGGAATAATGAAGCTTAATGTTTCAATATACGAGTTAAATTCGATGTAGGAGTCAGGTTCAAAAATAACCTAATTTCCAATTCAATACCGTTCAAAACTGGCTCAAAGCTAACGGATTGACAGCACTTGAAGtgaaaattaggttgttttctGCACCAAACGAAATGGACTGACTCGCGTAATTCATATCAAAAGGCCAAACATTTGTTTGTGATTTACCTTATCTCTATTCTAGAAAGCCTCCACAAAACTATTTAGAagtaataaaattatttcaagTACTCAATTCTTAACATGCTTGGTTGGAACACGTAAGATTAAATTTTACCTTATTCACTCTTAAATGGCAACATTCTTAAATGGAAACATGATCAGATTAAAGggcaaacacgaaattgttgcaACATTTTTAACTTGTAACTTTTTTCCCCGCTGGACCGAAATTTTGCTCAGTTCCTTTTTTAAGTGTATTCTGTGAATTGTACAGTTCCGGCAAAGATGAAAGTCGATTTATAGCAAAGTCAAGTAAATATGCTTGGAAAATTTTGTGCTTTTACATGGAAAATCTTTTCAAGCTTTgggaaaaattatgcaaatctgtaAATCAGCTATAcaaaaaatactacaaatatTCATGAACCGGCTGAACTAGGATCAAAAGACTAAAGCAAGAAGTTAAACGTAATTTGAAGCGCTAGTGCGATAAGCGTAACTTTATCCAAAATCTTAACATTTCTAAGCTGATTTTTTCAAAGGGTAAGTGTTGCGCAAAGTTACGTCTAGAAAGTCATGGCGAGAGTTGATTTACATGCATATTGAAAATTCCTTAAACCGCGAAGGACGGTAGCAAACTCTTTCCGAGAACCGTTCTAGGAAGCTCTACACGACCATGTTATCCAGATGTAGTTGCTGTCTGAATGATCTAAGGTATGTAAACTGAGATTAAAACATGTGAAAAACTTTCCTGTAAATAGGTTTATATGCGATAGAAAAAGAAtagattttataataaattaacAGTGTTGCTATAATTCGTGTTCGCCATATGAAAATTGAGTTTTTGTTATGTTTATAAAGTTCCTTTTTCCTGTTTCTTCCGTAATTCAATATGAAATAATGTTTAGGctgtatatggaaaatcggACAATCATCGTCAACATAATTACCGGGTTTCACATTGTGGAAACTATTATGAGTATCTCGTGTATGCGGtacaaaaattttgataaatcGTAAATTCTTGCTCAAACATTTCTCACAAGATTTTACCTCCGTATATTTGCGTTGCGTTTGCGGAGCCATGCATAACGTGCACTACATGAATTCAAATCTGATCGGATTAGTGGCTTATCTAGAGGACGATTGCCCGAATGCAACTTTTTGGGGGCTAGCGATAGATTGGCAGCTAGGGTTTTTTTACGTTTGTAAAAAGTACATGCTAAACCACTGGATCCGATATTCGTTATTTTGGATTCTACGGACTGATAATTTATAATcgtaaattgaatttatttaagtATTTCTAAAACATTCTTTATCTCATTGTCATTATGTAGAATAAATATATTCCTCCTAGATATTGTTCATAGTTCGTTAGTTATTTTCAAATTGCGATGATTTGACATTAGAAGAAAAAATtgccaaagaaaaaaatatttctgtgaatttgtttccgtcgatacgggactgtgaATGAATACCGTGCTTAGTTTCGTCtattcaattggactttctcttcatgtgttttcatatgcagggtagtaaaacaatttccccggttagaagttaactacgggttcgagttccgtttttacggtaacattttcgaggttttcattacatcattgcgtTCAAATGCCAATTTTCTAATCTGTTTTCCCTATTGGATACTGATCAGATCAATTGTTATTAGCACTTAAAGAGACTTTCATTGATTCACTAAGGTTAAACTTTTTGAAACAGTCATAATCTGTGTTTCAGTTCTGTTCGTAATAAATGTCTTACCAATAAAGGCGCTATACCATACGGAGGTCTGGAATGAATAAGATGCACTCTTCTAAAAAACAAAGCATCAGGCTGGTTCAGCTGGTACAGTGAAAttttttatcatgaagaacagagctaaaaaaagtcattttcattgactgaaaaatagacgaaaatgacaagaaattactgtcactctcagcttcgcttgcaaacgctgagaacgaaatccatgtccagtcaatgacataagcgggacagtagtttcaaaattgtgttttttctttcatttgccctttcagtcatttgcagttttcagtgaaaatcccatagtatgcagtgtcgatattcaactaaagctgtgagaattgaaaacgacagaaaaaggtttcacaataagttttaactgttggtgctagaatttgtagtagttttggtttccaaagaagttctgagatgtaattacttcgatttgccatattttagtcgctttttatagccaagcgtcacatattttcaatacatcgatgaaagaatgagaattgaaactctgctgttgctacctgaagatgttagtttggtttcgtcttgtcacagaggaaagagtgacgttggcaatcatgctctctcattttttcgatgagaaacgaaaatacttcgtctctcttcatttgttctggtgtcggtcatttacgaatgagacagtaaaacattgaaaatgagactgctggaatggtttctttcattgagaatgcgtgacaattttaagctctgatgaAGAATAAGAATGTTGTTGGAAGGAGATTCTTATCCTCCGTAGCATGCGCGTAAGTGACTCTGCTTACGGGTTCGCTTAACCCATTTTGCCATCCagtaacataagtaatatgaaagtttTCTGATAAACGAATTCGTGTCTATTGAGAGTTTACCCGTAACCAGTGCATTGAACTGTTTGTGGCTTCACACTTACATACACTCATTTTTCCTATTGCAATATTCGGCTATTGGGCGTATATTCAAGATAGCTGTAAAATTCTCCATTTGGTTTAGAAATATGATTGTTTGGCGCTTCATTTGTTGAATCACCATACTTCATACTCGAGAATTGTTTTAAGAGCTAGGAACTTAATTGGTGAAAATTTGTAAGTCGGGATTTTAACAAATGAACTGTGCAAATATAATCCGTACTCTTTTGAAAATCcgtacaaaaaattgttttgggaGACAAAAATTTTCACGGTTTTTAGAAATAACACggaatttttaaagttttttagtTCTTATGTGGCTCAAAaggtttttgttttaattatagcTTAACGTATTTTAAAAGGGTTTATGAAAATTCTAAGGCACAACACAGTGAGAAAAAAGGCATAAAAACACGACGTTATTGTTGGACTTAACTTAACAGTATTTTTATGTCAAAAAGTTGGCAAATCGATTTCACGTATTCAGAAAAGTCACTGTAAACCTTATCATGTACATTTTACCAGAATTTCTTagttatttttttagatttactGAAACTAAGATAACTGTTTTCCACATTATGATCTTTTGCAGATCATAAATTGTACTCTTACCATCCCATAATTCCGGAGCTAGACGTAGAGACTATTTTCTATTCTTCTAAAATCGGAAACTCGAAATAAGATTGTTCGGCTATTTGACCTGCAATTTAGTACCCGGAAGTCTGAAGTTATAGAGAAAATCTCACAGTTCAGACTACAGCTAGTTTCAATAGCCGCACGAAACTTGTCATACCGTTTTATcataacttttcatttgaaccttcaTCGACATCCCCGAAGCAGCTAAAGTGTAATCAACTACAATTAATctgtattgtgaaaaaaaaaaaaaactgcagcgAGTTGATTAGATTGATAGTAAAAATTATCGCACGTTAGAATTgtagattaaatttcaactAAACACTCTgccaaagaaaaaatatgaactaAATATGAATTTCGTGCGGTTATTGAAACTATCTGCAATCTGATTTGTGATGTTTTCTATACAATTTCGATCAACTAAAATCCGTCCAAATGCTCAGTGGAACAAAAACAACGGTGAAACATACAGGAAAAATTACATGtaaatacaactatgtaatgaaaacctcgAAAAAGCTACCGTAGAGactggactcgaacccgtagctatcgTCCATCCggcgaaattgttttgccagtgAAGCTACCCTGCATGGAGAAACagcctaattgactagaagaaccgagcatgttacGCTGGGCTCGCGCACCGCTGCATTCAATTATAGCTATATCTCTACAGTAGTCCCTTCGCTAGCAATCACTACACGTCGCATCGCAAGTCCTTCCTCACACTCTGCTTTGCTGTCAgacgctgatttgagattttgttgttgtttcttccGCTGCTTATGCCTaggttccaatctgttttcctcattAGATACGGATCAAATTGAACGCTAACTCAAGGCGGCTCTACGTCCTAATTTCACTAAAACAAATAATTGAATGTCAATGGAGGTTTGATACATCCTTCAAAATACTGAGTTCGAGATCATAATCGTTACTGATGACGCtgatgtaacagatcggctgaaaagttcgtatagtttctatgagagggccaaCCTTcaaaaccttcaaaagatacgtgtataaatttgacagctgtctgattattagtttgtgagatattgcattttgagtgaagctacttttgttattgtgaaaaaaatggaaaaaaggaatttcgtgtgttgatgaaacactactttttgatgaaaaatagtgccgccgataccaaaaaatggcttgatgagtgttatccagactctgcaccgggcgaagcaacaattcgtaagtggtttgcaaaatttcgtactggtcatatgagcaccgaagacgatgaactcagtggacgtccaaaagaggctgttaccgatgaaaacgtgaaaaaaatccacaaaatgattttcaatgaccgtaaagtgaagttgatcgagatagctgacaccctaaagatatcaaagaaacgtgttggaaattattattcacgaatatttggatatgagaaagccttgtgcaaaatgggtgccgcgtgagctcacaatcgataaaaaacaacaatgaattgatgattctgagcagtgtttggagctgttatatcgaaataaaaccgatttttttcgtcgatatacatcaatggacgaaacatggctccatcacttcactccggagtccaatcgacagtcagctgagtcgaacccaaagcgtggaaagactcaacaaaaggccggtaaggttatggcgtctgtattttgggattcgcatggtataattttcatcgactaccttgaaaagggaaaaaccatcaacagtgactattatatagcgttattagagcgtttgaaggacggaatttcaaaaaaacggcctcatttgaagaagaaaaaagttttgtttcatcaagacaatgcaccgtgtcacaagtcgatgaaaaccatgctgaaattgaacgaattgggcttcgaattgctccctcatccaccgtattctccagatttggccccagtgactttttcctgttgtcagacctcaagagaattctcgctggtaaaaaatttagaagcaatgaagaggtaatcgctgaaactgagccctattttgaggcaaaggacaaattgtactacaaaaatggtatcgaaaagttggaagatcgctataatcactgtatcgcctctgatggcaattatgttgaataataaaaacgaattttggcaaaaaaatgtgtgtttctattgaacgatacgaacttttcagccgaactgttactccCATAGGTCAGCGTTTGACGGCAAAGCAGAGTGTGAGGAAGGACCGTGGCGTCCGAGCACagtgaagcatgcttggtttttCTAGGCTTCATTTCTTCATGTGTTTCCGGTAGttggaaaaacaatttttcccgggttcgagtcccgtttctgtagtagctttttcgcggttttcattacatagttgtattcgcatgtcatttaaaaaaatctgttttctccgttagatactgttaaaatttaaaactagctcaaggtagCTTTACAGCTTatcaagactaaaacaaatcattgaaaattttcttgaaaatttttggcgtaaaacagaatacagaatcATTCTGATAGCCACATGTCAGCAATATCCTTTGATTAGAGGCATACAGATTCCTGTTGAGTTTTATGGTTAGTTTTTATTGCAACCTCAAATATGGAGAGAAATTGGGTCAAAACGAGTATGATCATGTGTTTTGTGACCATTTTTATAATGATAAATCGATTCTACTAACATTATGTATGTTTGGATTTCTGTGTGATGGATGAGTGAAGTCGCGTTTCCTGATCTTTTTGCTCACtgtgcactggtcttacaagccagatgTCATAGGTTTGCACCCCGacgagaaaaaaattttaaagtcACTTGTATCGTTGTTCTGTTCACTAAGAATCGACTGTGAAATCTGTTAAAATAAAAGTTAAGTTTAGTGTTGAAGTGTTATCAAAATGCTTTTAGCAACCAACACGAATACGATTCAACAGATTTCGAAGTCAAGTCATAAGTGTACGGGACAATTGTATAGTTAGTGTCTCGAATCTACCGATACAGATAATTCTTCAAGGGCGAGACTCGAACAGGCGACAACTATCTTGCGAGATCAGTACCTTATATTCAGGAACCCTAAATGTAATATATAATAACAAGCATTAACTTATCACCTTTTGATTGGGAATTGCACTATAGTGATTAGTAACAGTACCATGCACAACAATAACCGAGAAGTTTAGTGCTAAAATATAATTTTCGATAATGATGGGTCTTACATATGGGTTAATATTCTGATCGAAAACTATCATTTTCTGGTTTAAATTAAACTGTTTTGGAGTTTAATCATTTATCTGAATATATTTCAGCACTAAACATTTCAAGCAACTAATAAAACAAATGAACTAAAAAGCCAACAGaaacaaataaacgaataaataaacaattgtAAATAAAAAGATACTTAAATGCTTAATATTGCAACTCTATAAGCaacaaataacaataataacggaAGCCATTGACTCTGGGTGCGATCTAAGCAAAGCAAGCTCTAAGCAAAAGCGATTGCGCCTCGCCATGGAAGCGATCCTAGCGGTGAGATTCATGCGCCTATCGTAATTCAGTAGGCAGTGCATTAATCGGCACAGCGGTAAGAAGCTCATAAGCACATATACTGCGTTGTGGGAGGAAGCTGCAACGGAAGAAACAGAAGCATAATTTTGGGAATGTGTGACCGAAATTATGAGGGATGTAGAAAgcataaaatagaaaaaaaagaacaaatgtGAATTCAACCAAGCGATCAGCCTTCGGAAAAGCACTCTAAAAGCAGCGTTAAAAGTTATTATCACAGATCACCGTCTGGAGAGGTAAGAGGTCTGTACCTTTCCGAGATCGGAACTGGTATCACTGGAAAGCCGGGCTCGTTTCATCTGTTGCGAGGTGTCCATTTCATCGTGTCGGCTGGTCTGGGTTTGGCTGTGGGTGAACAGAAAATCAAGTACATGTGTTAAAGAATCGTTCAAATTTATATAGTAAAAGTATTGTTTTAGCATCAGCATCGCAGCGAGTTTGAAAAAACTGCACTACAATTAATTTTTTCCGATCAGAGAGCAGCGGTTTCATTCACGATACTTTCACTGATTTGTattaaatactacaaaatttCGACAAGCAATCTCCAAATTTTGCCAAACTCATCAAAATCAACTTACCACAGTCCAGTCAGTCGTATGCTGGCGGAATGCCCGAATCCGCATTCCTTAACAACCTGCCGTGCCAACGGGAACAACTCGTCCCGCCGGGTTAACAAAGCGGGAACATATTTGCATATTTGGGCAGCTGCTTCGTTTACGCAAACTTCGTGCAAAGTCAATGGCTTCTCGGGCCGCCGTTTACAATCGAATCGACCGTAGATGGCAGAATACTTTCGTATTTCCTCCATCCGGCGGGGATCGTTTTCACTCATGGCGATGACTTGTTCCAGGTCGCGGGTAGTACGTTTTTTGACGTTTTGCTGTCTTGGTTCCAGGTGTCGAGGTATAGTTCGCGACAGCCGTTCGGCGGCTTGTATAATTTTGGTGATTTGGTCTTCGGTGAGACTGGGGGTCAGTTGCAGCGAACTTGCCGTGGTGGAACCGATCGGGCTGACAACGTTGCTACTTATGCTACTGCTCAGACTAGTCGCTAAATGTCCCAACGAAGACGGCTGAAGATTTGTACTGGATGAAGGATTAACAATGAAACTGGACGTTGACGCCGGGGAGGCAGAGTAACTGCCGACACTACGTGCAATCGAACCGGGTCCGGGACTGTACGTAAGCCGAGATTGTGTATCTACGCTTGCTAGAGGACTTTGGAATGCTGACGGATTCGTAACCCACTCATGTAGTGCTTTCTGCAAGCGTCTTACATGGAGAGGTTTCGAAGCCATCCCCACTAATGCCATTATTTCCAGAAATTCCTCTTCGCAAGCATCGCACAACTGTTGCAGATCGTCTCCACCTGGCAAGAAAGATAGCAAATCGTTATTTTAAGTTATTGCAAACTAGTTAAAAAGATCACTCACCCATTTCAAGCAAAGTGTCGTAATAGCTTAGCAGACTTGCCCTCTGCAGCACTCGATAAAGTTGAAGTTCAGCCTCGTTGGACGGGGTAGATGTTTCgaccactgaaaaaaaaacaaaaagaaaaagggGGTTGAAAACAAGATAAGCAAGCATTCTAATTATTTCAATACTACAAAAGCGTGAATTTTCAGAAGTAACGAACAAAATCGGTCCTAAAACTTTTACCCTCTCTTCTATCACTCAGATTGGGTAATTTATGCTTTTATCATTCATAACGCTCcttgttttttctttttctaaaTCATTAATTTCTTCATCATCTTTCCGGTCGACAGAATAGAATGCCGCATTACTGTGCTAAGAAGTTGTGATAGGAACAAAAAGGCATCAAGATTTGGCGCACCAACGGCTGTGTTCTACGCAAGGATGCTGTCGAAACCGTTACAACCCTCAACGATTTCTACAAGAACCTAGTTCAACcctttcgaataaaaaaaagaagacTTCTTCGCCTCATCGTGCTATTTTTGGGTTTCCTCTTCGATCAGAGCAAAACAGCGAACAGAAACCGGAGCAATGACTGGTGGAAGGGATTGGTCGTAGAAATCACGACCCACGAAgtaaatcacacaaaactttcaaCAAATACAGACATTTCGCGGGACGTATCCGGACAGGCCTAGTACGTGAGGGGAGGAAAGAgtaatataacaaaaaaaaaccgattgTGGGTCTGAAACCACACCTCTCGCTACCCTCACGTTTAAATGCAAGAGAGTGAGAGAGGGGTGGTTGTGTCAGTCCTGTGCCATGTGCTGTTTTGTGCGTTTTGGATCGGGAAGAAATATATACGAGGGGACGATTTTCTTCTACGTGCTTACACACAGTGAAAAATTTATAAGTATGCTAAGACGAGCCTATCGTTTTATCATAATGAATGTCTGCTGTAACCAGAGGAAATGAATGCAAA
This genomic window contains:
- the LOC131429826 gene encoding NGFI-A-binding protein homolog isoform X1 — encoded protein: MCLVNLQSGMEQTPVSSPTTVTSGVIVQSCAQVDDGSSLLGGVSVSVGSLSDSNLSSTTAIHKPKITSSAAGSTTATPVKATSGALTTTSAATSCVPSPVLSPLRKVWGRNNNGTMVETSTPSNEAELQLYRVLQRASLLSYYDTLLEMGGDDLQQLCDACEEEFLEIMALVGMASKPLHVRRLQKALHEWVTNPSAFQSPLASVDTQSRLTYSPGPGSIARSVGSYSASPASTSSFIVNPSSSTNLQPSSLGHLATSLSSSISSNVVSPIGSTTASSLQLTPSLTEDQITKIIQAAERLSRTIPRHLEPRQQNVKKRTTRDLEQVIAMSENDPRRMEEIRKYSAIYGRFDCKRRPEKPLTLHEVCVNEAAAQICKYVPALLTRRDELFPLARQVVKECGFGHSASIRLTGLCQTQTSRHDEMDTSQQMKRARLSSDTSSDLGKENSDDNRDLSSTSLYQHMSDKPFDLTDSSKFSFTRSEFDDADSRFSFSNSSSSPVQTGNGIDRDLNDHEFPEHLRHAARSLIAHDSSLGVQVISSSGGHIIAVANPALALSPALSEAITIKREAISPDL
- the LOC131429826 gene encoding NGFI-A-binding protein homolog isoform X2; amino-acid sequence: MCLVNLQSGMEQTPVSSPTTVTSGVIVQSCAQVDDGSSLLGGVSVSVGSLSDSNLSSTTAIHKPKITSSAAGSTTATPVKATSGALTTTSAATSCVPSPVLSPLRKVWGRNNNGTMVETSTPSNEAELQLYRVLQRASLLSYYDTLLEMGGDDLQQLCDACEEEFLEIMALVGMASKPLHVRRLQKALHEWVTNPSAFQSPLASVDTQSRLTYSPGPGSIARSVGSYSASPASTSSFIVNPSSSTNLQPSSLGHLATSLSSSISSNVVSPIGSTTASSLQLTPSLTEDQITKIIQAAERLSRTIPRHLEPRQQNVKKRTTRDLEQVIAMSENDPRRMEEIRKYSAIYGRFDCKRRPEKPLTLHEVCVNEAAAQICKYVPALLTRRDELFPLARQVVKECGFGHSASIRLTGLCQTQTSRHDEMDTSQQMKRARLSSDTSSDLGKENSDDNRDLSSTSLYQHMSDKPFDLTDSSLPDPNLMTQILDLVLAIQVRHQFKLEMESTEI